A genomic window from Mesorhizobium sp. 131-2-1 includes:
- the mocR gene encoding rhizopine catabolism transcriptional regulator MocR: MQMSRRRRQAFPMEALAIERTVAEPIQRQLYRQIAAMIRDKRLAPGSELPSTRALAEDLGLARNTIVGAYDQLTTEGYLTSRPGARAIVVDLPASSPGKDKRNASTTAIRHPLSKRGESLMRQPFHHGAPGRFAFHPGMPDAQNFPFGVWGRLLARRATFGADMLFGTYYVTGLPALKEAIASYLVSARGVRCSPEQIVVTTGAQAAFDLLARLLLDPGDVVWLEEPGYYAARATFTVAGANILPLAVDRDGWQMNPPEIAPRLIYVTPACQHPLGITMRMDQRLRLFEIAERHNSWIIEDDFDGEYRFQGRPVPAIQSMDYADRVIYVGTFAKLLFPALRLGFMVLPPALCEGIPHALSTTGQFAPLVLQAALADFIDEGHMSRHLKRMRRIYAERRKLFHDLFALELPADVTLSPAEAGIQVVAHLPQRCDDSAVVEAADRLGVNASPLSKYYWSTPGNGLVLGYAACNKAQTEVGIRRLRQAIERVRAQG; this comes from the coding sequence ATGCAGATGTCGAGGCGCAGGCGCCAGGCCTTTCCGATGGAAGCGCTTGCCATCGAGCGGACGGTGGCCGAGCCGATCCAGCGCCAGCTCTACCGGCAGATCGCCGCGATGATCCGCGACAAGCGGCTGGCGCCGGGATCGGAGCTGCCCTCCACCCGCGCGCTGGCCGAAGATCTCGGCCTTGCTCGCAACACCATCGTCGGCGCTTACGACCAGCTGACGACTGAAGGCTATCTCACCAGCCGGCCGGGCGCGCGCGCCATCGTCGTCGACCTGCCGGCCAGTTCGCCAGGCAAGGACAAGCGCAACGCGTCCACGACCGCCATCCGCCACCCGCTGTCGAAGCGCGGCGAGAGCCTGATGCGCCAGCCCTTCCACCACGGCGCGCCCGGGCGCTTCGCCTTCCACCCCGGCATGCCCGACGCGCAGAATTTTCCGTTCGGGGTCTGGGGGCGGCTGCTCGCCCGCCGCGCCACTTTCGGCGCCGACATGCTCTTCGGCACCTATTATGTCACCGGCCTGCCGGCGTTGAAGGAGGCGATCGCGAGCTATCTGGTGTCGGCACGCGGCGTGCGCTGCTCGCCGGAGCAGATCGTGGTGACGACCGGCGCCCAGGCCGCCTTCGACCTGCTGGCCCGCCTGCTGCTCGACCCCGGCGACGTGGTGTGGCTGGAGGAGCCAGGCTATTACGCCGCCAGGGCGACCTTCACCGTGGCCGGCGCCAACATCCTGCCGCTGGCCGTCGACCGCGACGGCTGGCAGATGAACCCGCCCGAGATCGCGCCGCGGCTGATCTATGTGACGCCGGCCTGCCAGCATCCGCTCGGGATCACCATGCGCATGGACCAGCGGCTGCGCCTGTTCGAGATCGCCGAGCGCCACAATTCCTGGATCATCGAGGACGATTTCGACGGCGAGTACCGCTTCCAGGGACGGCCGGTGCCGGCGATCCAGAGCATGGATTACGCCGACCGCGTCATCTATGTCGGTACCTTCGCCAAGCTCTTGTTCCCGGCTCTCAGGCTGGGCTTCATGGTCCTGCCGCCGGCCCTATGCGAGGGCATTCCGCATGCGCTGAGCACCACCGGCCAGTTCGCGCCGCTGGTGCTGCAGGCGGCGCTGGCCGACTTCATCGACGAAGGCCATATGAGCCGGCACCTGAAGCGCATGCGCCGCATCTATGCCGAGCGGCGCAAGCTGTTCCACGACCTCTTCGCCTTAGAACTCCCCGCCGACGTGACGCTGTCGCCGGCCGAAGCCGGCATCCAGGTGGTCGCGCATCTGCCGCAGCGTTGCGACGACAGCGCCGTCGTCGAGGCAGCCGACAGGCTCGGCGTCAATGCCTCGCCGCTGTCGAAATACTACTGGTCGACCCCCGGCAACGGCCTGGTGCTTGGCTACGCCGCCTGCAACAAGGCGCAGACGGAGGTAGGGATACGAAGGTTGCGGCAGGCAATTGAGCGGGTGCGGGCACAGGGCTGA